From the Bacillus sp. E(2018) genome, the window TTAGATGTGAAATTTTTCTAGTAGAACAAAGTGTCTTGTGTCCTCCTTTCTATTTTTTGAATTTTTTGTAGATTCAAATGTAATTGTAAAGGCAATAATCCCTTGTCGCTATCGGGGTTTTCCACATGACTCCATACCTATTTCAACTTAGAACTTAATAGATTTCCGTTTGAAAACGAGGTGAGAAATAGGGAAATAGACTTAAAAATCGTTCAACTGATTTGGGGTTTTCTTTAGTAGAATAGAAAAAGTAGAGAATTTCTTAATAGAGATAGGGGGTCATCTCATGCTTGAAGGAAAAATCATAAAATTCTACCGTGAGCTTAGAAATATGACACAAAAAGAGCTAGGAGACGGAATTTGTTCAGGTACACATGTGAGCAAGATTGAGCGAGGACTGACTGAGGTTTCCGATGAAACGATCCAATTTTTAGCGAGTCGATTACAGATCGATATTCAAAATGAGATGAATTTGTACAGAGACGTGGAACTTCTCTTAAGAAAATGGGAAGAAGCAATCATCATGAAACTGAACGTCAAAACAGAAAACATTAAGAAGCAACTCGAACAGATCGCTTTGTTGCAGATTCCAGATTTCTATCGCACCCACACCCTTTTATTAACACGCTATTACATCCTCACAGAACAGAGAAATAAGACAGAAACCCTTCTTCTAGAGATGGAAAAATGGACGGAACTCTCACATCGTGAAAAAAGCATGCTTTTGCATATTAAAGGAATCTTCGGACTTCAGATGAAACATGATTACTACGAAGCCATTGATTTATTAAAGCAGGTAGACCCTGCCTACTACAACAACCCGGAATACTACTATCATATGGCTGTCGCGTATCACTCTACCAATTCCCGCGTTCTGGCTTACTACTACGCCAGCAAAGCGCTTAGTTTTTTCGAAAAATCGCATTGCTACGCTCGAGTGATCGAAACCGAAATGCTCATGTTAATTCAAATTGAACAAGAGCCGACTAGCGGACCTCAGAACGAAAAATATATCGAATTGATCGAGATGTGCGAGAACTTCGGATTGGAAAAACAAAAAGCTCTTCTTCTTCACAACTTTGGCTATCATTCGATCCTTCATGGGAATTTTGAAGATGCGTGTCAGTACTACAAAGAATCGATGCAGCTAAAAGATCCGAGCACTTCAAACTATTTAGGCTCTCTCGAAGGATACGTGAACGCCGCCACTCTTTTAGGAAAGGAAACTGTCACAAACATACTTCAACTCGCCGAAAGAGGCTTGAAAACAGCGCAAGAGAACGGAAGCACGACCTTTGTTCACTTCTTTCAGATGCATATCTATCGATTGAAAAAGCAAAACGACGAATATTATCACTACCTCGAAACAGAACTGTATCCACACCTTAAAAAACTAGGTTATGTTTTACCCGCTGAACACTATGAGATCATTCTGTTTGATTTTTATAATAAAAACGAAGATGTTGGAAGAGCAAATCTGTACGCCAAAAACATTGCGGATAAGAACCGGCGTACGAATCAGTTTGTTTAAAAAGTACATAAAGAAAGGAAGCCGTAGTGGGCTTCCTTTCTCGTTTTTTATGAAGGACGTTTCATTTGCACGACCTTATTTTCTTCTTCCATGGCAAGCTGTTCTTTAGCGAGCTTCTTCTTATACACCACGCGTGACAGCATGATGCTGATCTCATAAAGGACTAAAAGCGGAATGACCACCAAGAAATCCGATACTAAGTCTGGCGGTGTAATTAAGACGGCAACCACCACAAGTCCGAAGTACGAGACTTTTCTAGCTTTAGTCAGCACGTTTGGATTTAAGATGCCAAGCGATGTTAAGAACATCACTACTAAAGGAATCTCAAACAAAAAGCCGAACGGAAGCGTTAGATTCATCATGAACTTAAAGTATTTTTCCGAGGTGAAGAATGTTTGGAAATGCCCTTCTGACAAGCTTAATAGGAAATTGAGAACCATAGGGTAAACGATAAAATAACCGAATGATAAACCTAGTACAAATAAGAAAAATAGTCCTGGAATATAAGACAGTGTCACTTTCTGCTCTCTTTTACTCAGTGCCGGTTTGATGAACATCCACGTTTGATGAGCTGCAACCGGAATGGTGAACGCGATCGCGATCACACCTGATATCATAAAATACACCCATAATATCTCGCTTGGCCCAAGGACAGCAAGCTGTTGATCAAGATCACGAATCAGCCAGTCATAAATCGGCTGAACGTAGAAAAAAGAAACAGAAAGAACCGTTATGAACACGGCAAGCGTGATAATGATGCGTTTTCTAAGCTCACCGAGGTGTTCAACAAAGTACATTTCTTCAGCTTTCATCATACAGCCTCCTTTCTATCATTAGTGGTTCATTATGGCGTTTTATGTGCCGTGTTTGAACTTTTGATTCATCGTGGGGACGTCAATCCAGAAGTTTTGGCTCTCAATCCAGGAGTTTGAACATTCAATCCACAAATTTCAGCTTTCAATCCACGAATTTAGGCCCTCAATCCAGAAGTTTTGGCTCCCAATCCACGAGTTTGGGCCCTCAATCCAGAAGTTTTGGCTCTCAATCCACAAGTTTTAAATCGACACCATCATAAAGGAAAAGATGCGGACTTAAACCGCGCCCGCATCTTCCACTTTTCTTTATTTTGACTGCGGCTTTTCTTCTTTTTCATCCGAAGACATAAGATCTTTCGCTGAATTCTTGAACTCGCGAAGTGTGCTTCCAAATGCCCGTCCGATCTCTGGCAGCTTAGATGGCCCGAAAATGATAAGCGCAATGATTAAAATCAAGATCAATCCTGGTACTCCGATATTAGTGAAACCCATGTCGATCGCCTCCTCAAATTTTGGTGATCATTTGTTACCGTCTCTCAAAAAATTAGAACTTGAAACCCGTAATGGCTACAACGGATGGACGCGGCGTGTTGCCTCCGCGAACTTGCGGCCATGTACTTGTTGGATTTGCTTTATCTTCCGTTTCTTCACCTGGGTGTTGAACACTTAGGAATAATGTTTTTTCATTCGGTGTAAAAGATGGACCTGTTAATTCTGCTTCTTTTGGAGCAGATGCAAACTGGAACGCCTCTCCTTTGTCACGGCCGATCGTAGGAATCATGAACATGCCGTTGTTACCAAAGCTTGTCCATGCACCAGAATTCAGCTTGCTTGATGAAATGTCCGTCACTGTCCATAGGTTTGCGTTTGAATCGAACGTTAGATTGTCAGGCGCACTGAATCCGCTTTGACGACCTCCCGCTGCAAAGATCTCAAACTCAAAGCTTTCTGCACCATGATCTTCGTCTTTTTCAAAAAAGCGAGTGATGTGACCATGAATGTTGCCGTGTTTGTCATTGTTCGTGTGGGCGATGAATACCGTACCATCAAGTGGTGAAATCTCCACATCTTCCGGGCGATCTGTCGGTGTCGCACCTAGAAGGATTGCCGCATCGTGTGCGTTAACCACTACATCCCCTTGTGTTTGGAACTTTTCTAAAAGATCAGCTTTCCCTGCTGCTTTTTCACGAACCGCTTCGATCGTTAATGGAAGCCATTTGCCGTTTGCAAGATCTGCTGCATAAAGTGTTCCTTCTTCTAAAAGCTTGCTGTTGTCCTTCCCTTTTGCTGCCGCATACTTACCCTTACTCACAAACTTGTACACACAAGCATCCTTTTTGTCATCTCCCATATAAACAACCACTCGGCCGTCGTTAGAGATTCCAACGCTTGCATTTTCATGATTGAATCGTCCAAGAGCTGTGTGCTTTCTAACTTTAAAGTTAGGATCAAAAGGATCAACTTCAATTACCCAGCCATAATGCGATTGATCGAGGTTAGCCGCTTTTGATGTATCTTCATAGTTTTCTTCACAAGATAAAACCGTGTTCCATGGTGTACGTCCACCAGAACAGTTCGCAAACGTTCCTTGTGCCGTAGTTGCTCCATTGACAGCTGCCGTCCCTTTCGCTGGTCCAGTTAGTACGAAAGGTGTTAGTCCTGTTACTCGTCGAGCGTATGCTGAATTCGTATCCATCATCCATTTGCCGTTCTTTACTTTCACTTCGATAATAGAACCGCCTTGATTGTAGAGCATCTTTTCAATCTGAGCAGAAGTATACTTATCGTTTACTTTTGCGCCTTCTACATATAATGGATTCGTGTACTCATGGTTCACCCAAAGCAATCCATGTTCACTCGATTTATCGATTGGAAAGTACATCGTAAAGTCATTATTAAATCCAAATGTGTCCCCTTTTTTATTAATTACATCTCCATAAGAGGCTATCACTTCATATTTATATCCTTTTGGAAGGACAAGATCGTCTTTGTCCGTTGGTGCGATCGGGTGAAACTTAAATCCTTTTTTGCGAGGCTTCATGCGCATCAAACTGTCTGATTGAGCGTTAGCAGTTTCGGATAATGCACCTAACCCTGTCGTAGCTGCAGCAAGTGCTGTTGCGCCTGTACCCAAGTATGTTAAAAAGGTTCTTCTATCCAATGGCTTCTTTTCCATGTCATTTCCCCCTAGACCAAATAATTAATGTTGCACCTATAAGAATACAGTCGAAATATTAAGCCACTGTGTAGAGGATTTAAACAAATGTTTAAGAATTTTTTGTTTTTTATAAAGTTGAGATGTTTGCCGACTTTAAACTGACATTGCTAACGAATGGGTCAAAAGTAAACTCCTTCACATCTTCGACAAGTTGATTGGAGCGGAAGGATGCGAGACTCCTGTGGGCCAGGTGGGCAGGTGAGACACTTAAGAGCGAAACGAACAAATGTGGCTCACCGCCTGCCCCGCGGAAAGCGAGTATCCTAGAGTGGAAATCAACAACTTCCAAAAAGATAATTACCTCATCAAACCTTTTAGGTAGTGAAGATTTCCCTTATCAAAAATATAAGTTGGGAAAATAGGGGAATTTCCTTTATACTAAAGAAGACACACGTCCATGTTTTTTCCCAATATACATTCCAATTCTGATAGGTATAATTAACTAGAGAGCTTTATTAGGAGTGAAGCAATGCAAATAAAAGTGGGGAGTTTCGTCATTTATAACGGCCAGGAGTATCAAGTCGTTTGGATTTATGACAATGGAAACGTGGAGATCGTTACAGACGGACAACATAGAAAGATCGAGCTCGTACAAGAGGGAGATCTCACACACATACGATAAAAAAACTTCCGGAAGCAAATAGCCCGGAAGTTTTGTTTTGTTTCTTATTTTTTGTTGTGTTTGTTATCTTAGTTTAAAACTTCAGGTAGTTTATTGAAGCTTACTTGTAATCTCTAATCACTAAAAAGTTTTTATCCTTTACACCCTCGACAAGTTGATTGGAGCGGAAGGTGCGCAGACTCCTGCGGGACAAGCGGTCAGGTGAGACACTTAAGGGCGCAAAGCGGCAAGTGGCTCACCGCCTGCCCCGCGGAAAGCGAAGCACCTGGAGCGCAGATCAACCTCTCTCAAAAACCTCGAAGCATCACCAAACTAAAAAGGTTTTTTTACAACTTAGACCTTAAATAAGAATCAATAAACGGCGTGATCTCACCATCCATCACAGACTGCACATTACCAACCTCAGTATTCGTCCGGTGATCCTTCACAAGACTATAAGGATGGAAAACATAAGAGCGAATCTGACTTCCCCATCCGATCTCCTTCTGCTCACCACGAATTTCATTCAACTGTGCCTGCTGCTCTTCCAAACGGCGCTGCACCAACTTCGCCATCATCATCTTCATCGCACGTTCACGGTTCTTGATCTGTGAACGCTCTGTTTGACACGAAACAACCGTATTCGTTGGAATATGTGTCATACGAACTGCAGAGTCAGTCGTGTTAACGTGCTGACCACCTGCTCCAGACGCACGATACGTATCAATCTTAAGATCCTCTGTACGGATTTCGATCTCTGTATCATCTGTGATCTCTGGCATCACTTCACATGAAACGAATGACGTGTGACGACGGCCTGAAGAATCGAACGGTGAGATACGAACGAGGCGATGAACCCCTTTTTCGGCTTTCAAATAGCCATAAGCATTATGTCCTTTAATGCTAAGTGTTACAGATTTAACCCCAGCTTCATCACCCGGTAAGTAATCGAGCGTTTCTACTTTATAGCCTTGGCGCTCTGCATAACGCGTGTACATACGAAGGAGCATGGACGCCCAGTCTTGAGACTCTGTACCACCCGCACCTGGGTGAAGTTCTAAGATTGCATTGTTTTTATCATACGGTTCGTTTAATAAAAGCTGAAGCTCAAAATCATTCAGCTTTGTAATCAATGATTTAAGATCTTTTACAAGTTCTTTCTGAAGATCTTCATCCGCTTCTTCTTTTACAAGCTCGTGTGCGATCTCTAGATCTTCATAAGCAGAAGCAAGTTCTTCAAACTCATTCACTTGTTCTTTTAGCCCGTTTGCTTCATTAATAACGACTTGTGCTGCGTTTTGATCATCCCAAAACGTAGGTGCACTCATCTCTTCATCTAGTTCTGCGATACGCGCTTTCTTTGTATCGAGGTCAAAGAGACCCCCTAAAGTCGTTGATACGTTTTTCAATAACGTTTAATTCCTGTTTTACTTCTACTAAATCCATATGTTTTGCACCTCATCTTATAGTTGGTCCATCTTTAAAATATGCGAACGTTGTTCAAATTAATCCTTTTTTACGTCTGATTACAAGCGCAAAGAGAGCCTATAAAAAGACTCTCTTCCTTCACGCAACTTTCTATTCTTGTTCAGCTCCGTGACATTGCTTGTATTTCTTTCCGCTTCCGCATGGACAAGGATCATTACGTTTAATGTCTTGTGCTTTGCGAACCGGTTTCTTCTTTTTCGCTGCATCTTGTTTATCGCTCGGAACAACAGCTTTACCTTCAGCTACTTGTTCACGCTGCATGTTTTGCTCGATCTGCGATTTTAAGATATAAGTTGTAACTTCTTCTTCGATCGCAGCAACCATCGCTTCAAACATCTCGAAGCCTTCAAACTGGTATTCACGCAACGGATCGTTCTGACCGTAAGCACGCAGGTGAATCCCTTGACGAAGCTGTTCCATCTGGTCGATATGATCCATCCACTTGCTATCAACAGAACGTAGGATGACTGCTTTTTCAAACTCAGCAATCTGTTCTGCAGGAAGCTGTGTTTCTTTTTCAGCAAACGCCGCGTGTACTTTCGCTTGAATCTTCTCGATGATCTCTTCACGGT encodes:
- a CDS encoding alkaline phosphatase PhoX, with the protein product MEKKPLDRRTFLTYLGTGATALAAATTGLGALSETANAQSDSLMRMKPRKKGFKFHPIAPTDKDDLVLPKGYKYEVIASYGDVINKKGDTFGFNNDFTMYFPIDKSSEHGLLWVNHEYTNPLYVEGAKVNDKYTSAQIEKMLYNQGGSIIEVKVKNGKWMMDTNSAYARRVTGLTPFVLTGPAKGTAAVNGATTAQGTFANCSGGRTPWNTVLSCEENYEDTSKAANLDQSHYGWVIEVDPFDPNFKVRKHTALGRFNHENASVGISNDGRVVVYMGDDKKDACVYKFVSKGKYAAAKGKDNSKLLEEGTLYAADLANGKWLPLTIEAVREKAAGKADLLEKFQTQGDVVVNAHDAAILLGATPTDRPEDVEISPLDGTVFIAHTNNDKHGNIHGHITRFFEKDEDHGAESFEFEIFAAGGRQSGFSAPDNLTFDSNANLWTVTDISSSKLNSGAWTSFGNNGMFMIPTIGRDKGEAFQFASAPKEAELTGPSFTPNEKTLFLSVQHPGEETEDKANPTSTWPQVRGGNTPRPSVVAITGFKF
- the tatA gene encoding twin-arginine translocase TatA/TatE family subunit; protein product: MGFTNIGVPGLILILIIALIIFGPSKLPEIGRAFGSTLREFKNSAKDLMSSDEKEEKPQSK
- a CDS encoding helix-turn-helix transcriptional regulator; its protein translation is MLEGKIIKFYRELRNMTQKELGDGICSGTHVSKIERGLTEVSDETIQFLASRLQIDIQNEMNLYRDVELLLRKWEEAIIMKLNVKTENIKKQLEQIALLQIPDFYRTHTLLLTRYYILTEQRNKTETLLLEMEKWTELSHREKSMLLHIKGIFGLQMKHDYYEAIDLLKQVDPAYYNNPEYYYHMAVAYHSTNSRVLAYYYASKALSFFEKSHCYARVIETEMLMLIQIEQEPTSGPQNEKYIELIEMCENFGLEKQKALLLHNFGYHSILHGNFEDACQYYKESMQLKDPSTSNYLGSLEGYVNAATLLGKETVTNILQLAERGLKTAQENGSTTFVHFFQMHIYRLKKQNDEYYHYLETELYPHLKKLGYVLPAEHYEIILFDFYNKNEDVGRANLYAKNIADKNRRTNQFV
- the prfB gene encoding peptide chain release factor 2 (programmed frameshift) yields the protein MDLVEVKQELNVIEKRINDFRGLFDLDTKKARIAELDEEMSAPTFWDDQNAAQVVINEANGLKEQVNEFEELASAYEDLEIAHELVKEEADEDLQKELVKDLKSLITKLNDFELQLLLNEPYDKNNAILELHPGAGGTESQDWASMLLRMYTRYAERQGYKVETLDYLPGDEAGVKSVTLSIKGHNAYGYLKAEKGVHRLVRISPFDSSGRRHTSFVSCEVMPEITDDTEIEIRTEDLKIDTYRASGAGGQHVNTTDSAVRMTHIPTNTVVSCQTERSQIKNRERAMKMMMAKLVQRRLEEQQAQLNEIRGEQKEIGWGSQIRSYVFHPYSLVKDHRTNTEVGNVQSVMDGEITPFIDSYLRSKL
- the tatC gene encoding twin-arginine translocase subunit TatC; this translates as MKAEEMYFVEHLGELRKRIIITLAVFITVLSVSFFYVQPIYDWLIRDLDQQLAVLGPSEILWVYFMISGVIAIAFTIPVAAHQTWMFIKPALSKREQKVTLSYIPGLFFLFVLGLSFGYFIVYPMVLNFLLSLSEGHFQTFFTSEKYFKFMMNLTLPFGFLFEIPLVVMFLTSLGILNPNVLTKARKVSYFGLVVVAVLITPPDLVSDFLVVIPLLVLYEISIMLSRVVYKKKLAKEQLAMEEENKVVQMKRPS